The Thermococcus sibiricus MM 739 DNA window GATTTCTCAAGAAATTTTAATTTTCCATGCATTTACCGAAAAAACTGAAGGGTAATGAACAAATAAACTTCTACAATCCTGTTTTTCATTGACAGAAATTGTAATAAACATTTATAACCAAAAAAACATCTTCAAAATTTAAGTAATTACAGGCTAAAAAACCGTTTTACGGAAATCCTTTTAATGGACAAAGCTGTTCATAATAGTGGGTGAAATTCGTGAAGATATGGGTTGATATCGTGAATGCACCTCACGCTCATTTTTTCAAGGGTATAATCAGGGAACTCGAAAAGAGAGGACATGAGGTATTGGTTACCACGAGAGAGTTTGATGGCCTAACTGAAATTCTAGACATGTTAGGGATAGATTATTATATTGTTGGAAAACACGGGGGATCAACCCTCGAAGGCAAGCTTATAGCAAGCGTTGAGAGACAACACAAACTTGCTAAACTGATAATTGAGGAAAAACCCGATATAAGTCTTTATAAAAACTCTCCCGAGGCCCCAAGAGTCGCTTTTGGCCTAGGTATTCCAACAATAGGATTTGCAGACAATGACACGGCAACTGCAGTCAACAAACTCATGATGCCATTTACCCAGAGACTTATTTATCCTAAGGCTATAGACGCATATGAACTTATAAAATGCGGGGCTGATGTAAACTCTCTAAAGCCTTTAAATGGAATACCCGAGCTAGCACATCTATATGGGTTTATTCCAACCAAAAAACCACTAAAAGAGTTGGGACTAACTGCATACAGTTACATAGTCATGAGGACTGAACCAATAAAGGCCAATTATTTCAATGGAGATGCTGAAAAGAGCATCCTTGAAAACATAATACCACTCTTACCAGACGTTCCCATTGTCCTCTTCCCAAGAACTGAAACACAAGCAAAACGCTTTGAACATTTTGAAAACGTCATGATCCCTGATCACGTTACTGATAGTTTGTCCCTCCTTTATTATGCAAAACTTATGATAGGCGCTGGAGGAACAATGAACAGAGAAGCTTTGGCCCTAGGAACTCCGACCATTTCAACCTACCCCGGCAAGCTTTTGGCAATTACAAAATGGCTCATAAACCTTAGGATTAAATTCCACTCAACTGACCCAATAGAAGTATCTGAAAAGGCCTGGGAGCTCATGAGAAAGAACGGAGCCTTCAGAAAACATGTTAGAAACGTCATTATGGCTATGGAGAATCCAATAGATGTGTTCCTAAAAGAAATCGAGATTTATGAAGAATATGGGACATTCCCAATTCAGGAGGTTGTTCTAGAGGAGTTGACAAGCAGAAAGTGAGGAATTTAGCCCCTATTTTACCCTTTTAAATCCCCAATTTGTACTTATTTTATCTTCTTCGGGCGGAAATGTGAGGCTACAATGAACTCTCACGAAACTCCGCCCACAAGAACAGAGTAGTTCACAATCGGGTTTTCACCCTATAGAGGCCACAGTAGGAGTGATATACGCTTCAACAAAAGCTGCTATCAAGAGCATGAGAAGTGCCAATGCAAGCATTCTCATAGATTTTACGAAACCATTCATAAATCGCTCTTTTAGTGTTCCTCTTCCCCTTACGACCTCAAAGTACCATTCCACTCCTCCAAGACCTGCCACAGCAAAAGCAGGAATTTCCAGAACCCCATGAGGTACTATGGCTAATAATAAGCGCAAGAAGCTTTCACCCTGAGAATGGAAGTACCCCAAAACTATGCCTACTACAAAGCCATTAAAGAAGAGTATTCCAGCTGGAACTACCCCAAATAACAGTCCACCAAAAGCTGAGATTATGGCAACCCGAGTATTATTGAAAAATATGAACGTGAATAAACTAAATTTATCAATATTTTCACCTATGGTCCCACCGAAAAAACTCTTTAAGTTTGAAAACAATGCTTCAGCAGATTCAGGACTAACTCCAGTAAATAGTATACCAAGCAAACAACCAAGCAAAAATAAACCTATAAATCCATAAAAAAGGCTAATCCTCTTCATTTCCATCACTTAAAGCATTTTTAAGGGCCAATTTGAAGTCCTCAACATTTATATAAGGCATCTCTACGTCAAGCCTCACTGCAAAAAAGTCATCTATTAAATTTTCGAGTTCTTCCAAATTCCTCCCTTTTAAGGTCTCTTCAAGTTCAGCGATAGTTTCTTCAGGATAAACGAAAAAATCCCCCGTAATCTTAACATCAATGGCCACATTATCTTTCTCCTCAATCTCGAATCGTATAAGACCCTTCTTAGCTTTATGTTCACCAATCTTTTTCATGCTACTCACAAACAATTTTTAAAGCGGGTAGTTTTTAAAGGTTTATGGAAAAGAGAAGCTGGTGATAATCATGACTTATGATGATATCAAAGCAAAGGTGGGAGAACTCCTTAAAACGATCATCAGCGAAATGCTCGAGAAAGAAGGTAAAACCTGGGAAGGAGAGATCCTATTTGATGAAACTCCAAATATGGAGTTCGGGGACTTTGCAACGACAGTTGCCTTCCTATTAGCAAAAGTATTCAAAAAAGCCCCAAGGATTATAGCCCAAGAAATTGCCTCAAACCTGGAAGATAAGCTTCCAGAGTATATAGCAAAGGTGGAAGTGGCTGGAGCAGGATACATAAACTTCTTCTTAGACTATGAAAAGTTCAGCAAACTTACTGTAAAAGAAATCCTTCAAAAAGGAGAGCACTTTGGAGAAAGCAAGATAGGAGAGGGGAAGAAAGTTATAGTAGAACACACCTCTGTTAATCCCACAAAACCCCTTCACATGGGGCACGCTAGAAATGCAGTTTTAGGAGATACTGTCGCTAGGATTATGAGGGCTCTTGGATACAATGTTGAAGTACAAAACTATATTGATGACCTTGGCGTTCAGTTTGCCCAAGTCCTCTGGGGTTATCTAAATATGAGGGAAGAGTTCGAAAGCATCATAAAAGAGCTTAAAGAAAAGGGACTTTCAAAAGAGGACATTCTTGACCATGCTCTTGGCCTTCTTTACGTGGAAGTTCACAAGAAGATGGAAGAATATCCTGAGGTTGAAAGGGAGATAAGAAGTATAATGAAGGAATTAGAAAAAGAAGACAACGAAATATCCGAAAAAGGTAGAAAACTGGCCGAAGACGTCGTTAAGGCCCAGATGAAAACGACCTATAGATTAAGCATCTCCTACGACCTTCTAAGCTGGGAAAGTGATATCGTTAGGAGTGGGATATTTGAAGAGTCTTATAAGCGCATTCAAGAAAATTCCCACTTCGAATGGGCCCAAGAAGGCAAATATAAGGGAGCTTTCATTATGAAACTTGGAGATCTCTTCCCTGATCTTGAAAACCCAGATACAGTACTTATCAGAAGTGACGGAACCGCAACATACACCGGAAAGGACATTGCCTACCATTTATGGAAGTTTGGAAAAGTAAGCGCGGATATGCGTTACAAGGTATGGGACAAAATCAATGACCACAAAACATGGACTACTGCCAAAGATGGTGAAAGAATGCCCGGAAGGTTTGCAAATGCAGAGATAGTGATAAACGTTGTTGGCTCGGAACAAAGATATGAGCAAATGGCCGTTGCCTATGCACTCAAGCTTCTCGGTTATGAAGAGGAGTACCACAATTTCCACCATTTAGCTTACGAGCATGTTGTAAGGCCAGAAGGGAAGTTCAGCGGAAGAAAGGGGACCTGGATAGGGTTTACCGTTGATGAAGTGCTTGATGAAGCTGTTAAAAGGGCCAAAGAACTTGTAGAAGAAAAGAACCCCTCGTTAAGTGGCGAAGAAAAAGAAAAGATAGCAGAAATAGTAGGGGTTGGAGCTGTAAGGTACAACCTAGTAAAATATTCACCTGAAAAGATAATAACCTTCCGCTGGGAGGATGTTCTCAACTTTGAAGGTGAAAGTGCTCCATACATCCAGTACGCCCACGCAAGATGTGCCTCCATTCTAAAGAAAGCCATGGAAGAAGGAATAAACATTGATAAAGATGCCCTCTTAAAGAACGCAGACTTCTCAAAACTGGACAATAAGGAGAAGGAACTGATAAAAATCATCTCAAAATTCCCAGAAATAGTGAAAACAGCCGGAAGAGACATAAAACCCCACTTACTCGCCACCTATGCAAATGAACTTGCAATGGTGTTTAACAGCTTCTATATGGCCCTACCAGTCTTGAAAGCGGAAGAAGGGGTAAGAGAACTAAGACTCCTACTAGTAATAGCAACAAAGCAAGTACTCAAAAATACCCTTGGTTTAATGGGTATCGAGGCTCCAGAGGTTATGTGAGTCTTCTTCTTTTCTATCCATTTTAAGTGTGTGGAGTCCTTTTCCATAAATCTAAAATACACTAAAGCTAAACTATTTTGGTGATCTTATGCGCGGAGTTGTAGTACCTCTGGTAACACCCTTCAATGAAGACTACTCCATTGACTTTCCTGCCCTTGAGGAGCACATAAATTACCTCCAAAAGATTGGAGTCCATGGAATTTTCATAAACGCAACCACTGGGGAATTTACTAGTCTAAACAATGAAGAGAGAAAACTTTTAGCAGAAAAAGGCAGAGAACTGGTATCATCCGCTTTTTATCTTGTAGGAACTGCTTCAACAAACACTTTCGAAGTCATAGAACTCACAAAACATGCCCAAGAGATAGGAGCAGATTACGTGGTTATAGCACCCCCTTATTACTGCCCACTTAACGATGACGCCCTCTTCAAGCACTATTCAATGGTCGCTGAAAAAACAGAGATCCCGATAATTTTATACAATATCCCCAGCTGTGCTAATCCAATGAGCGTTTCTTTAATAAAACGCCTTGCTCTCGAATATTCTAATATAGCAGGGATAAAAGAAACCATAGACAGCATTAATCACGTCAGGAATGTGATATTTGAGGTAAAAAGAGAAAGAAAAGACTTTAAAGTCTTTACTGGCTTAGATCAACACTTTCTGAACACCTTACTCCTAGGGGGAGATGGAGGAATAATGGCCTGTGCAAACTTTGCACCTGAACTTCACCTGGAGCTTTACAAAGCCTTTGAGGAGAAAAACTTCGAAATGGCTATGGAGTATGCTCAAAAGCTCGCAAAGGTCTCAAAAGTTTATGAACTGGCCTCTTCGTTTGGATCAGCGATAAAGATAGCTATGAACATAAGGGGCTTTTCAATAAAACCGGTTCTCAGACCACCATACATCATGGATAGAGGAGAAGTCAAAGAAAGAATAAAGCAATTGTTGACCTCACTGGAGCTTGTACCTTAGAATGGCAGCTATCCCACCAAAAGCCTTGTAGAATTGCTGACCTTCCTCAGTATCAAGGGAGATTATCTCAACCTCAGCCCCGCCTTCTTCTGCAATTTTTATGAGCTCTTCTGCCACATCCCATTTTTCAACGCTTATATTCTGGCTGTTGCACTTGGGACATGCCTTGAGGTTCTTTTTATATAGTTCAAACTCAGCCTCAGTCATTGTCTTGAGCTCTTCCCAGCCACAGTTATTACATAAGGCTTTCACTCTAACTCTATCATAACCTTCACTCAGGAGAAGGATGTCCACGGCTCCAAGTTCGAGGGCCTTCCTCACTTCCTTTTCACCATAAGTTATAAGGCCAGTATCCTTAACTAGGTGCTTGAAAAACTGCTGAACAAGTTTTCTCTCCTTAACGGCCTCATGTTCTCTTAAGATATCACTTGCTTTTTCTACAAGCTCTCTAAGGCCATATTCCCCGTGGTAACTTATGTCCACAACACCCAGAATCCTTTTCCTAAGTTCATGGTGCAAATACTCTCCCTCAACGAACTCCTCCTTTGTAGGGCCAGGACCCCCAATAATAATCCCTTTAAGTTCGTCTTTTTCCAAGAGAGGGAGGAATACACTGCTTGCGTGTTCACCAATTCTTTTCATAAATTCATGAGCCTCTTGTTCTCTAATTCTCTCATACCTTCGAGCTGACTGGCCACCGGCCCTTGTCTTTCCTGGCACATTAGAAGTTAGATCTTCAATGACCTCTATTTTCTTCCCTCTAAGAATTCCTATTGTGGCCTCGTTCTTCTCAACCGTTATTAAACCATAGGCATCCTTAACTCTCAACATTTCCTCAAGAGGTTCCGTAACAAAAGTCTGGTCACATCGATAAAGCCTCACGTTTAAGGGTTCCGGTGGAACAATGGCAAATACCCTAATATCAGAAACCCCTTCCTGTTCACTCACATTACCAACAAAAAGAGCTAAACCAGTCTCTGGAGTTTGTCTGTAAAGTTTAAGGTGCTGCATGGCCCTTTCCAAGGCCCCAAGAACGTTTTTTCGAGTGGTCTTCGATTTGATGTTCTGGGCTGTTCCATATTCTTCCCTAAGCTGCTGCATGACTTTATTCAAATCATAATCTGCGGGAATATAGAGGGAAACTAGCTCAGTTGCTCGACCTCGAATCTTTTTAAGCTCCTCAACCTTCTTTTTAAGCTCATACATTTCAGCAGACTTGTGAGACATGATTATCACCTCACCAATTACTCTCTTTTCTCGCTACAACCCTCTTAAAAAATTCGACTTTATAAAGATTTGGAAAAAAGCTAAAGATAGGATAAAAACAGCAACAGGAAAACTCCCAAAATTCCACCAACAGCCACTATAAGGAAGTTTATCAGACTCATCTCTACGTGTGCTATGCCAAGGTAGTTTAAGATCCCCAAAAGTATAAGACCAACTATTGCGTTCATTGCCATCCATTTGAGAACTGAAAACGTTAGCTTGAGAACTATCGCTGCAGCTATTGTTAATAATACTATGAATATTAGGACATTAATCACTCATTTCACCCCCAAGCTCTTTTATTACTTCTTTGGCAATTTCACCCAAAGGGACCCATTTAATCCCCTCAAAAGGCAAAATAACCGCTTCTTCCACATTTACAAGCTCCGCAATTAGTGGGAGGGCCTCCTTAACTTTCAATTTTTTGAGCATCAGCATTGCAAAGGCCTTCCTGTTCCTGTCACCATTTTTAAGGATATCCATGAGCAATGGAACAATCTCATTCCTAAACATTTCTTCAGCCCATGGGAAAAACCGGAGCATAAGTTCGAATGTCTGCATAGCATTCTCTTTAACGTAAGGATCGGGATCCTCTACAAGCAAGAGTACTCTTACAGGGAGACCATCCTCGATGTATTCCATCATTAAATCTTTGTGCCTAGAAACAAGCTCCCCAAGAAGTAAAAGAGCATCTCCTCGAAGTCCCGGTTTATGCTCATCTAAAAGCTCGATTATTGCATCTACATATTTTTTATCCTTCATTGCAGAGATAAGAATTTCTTCTAAATCTCCCTGAGAGATCATTTTTATGACTTTGTTCTTTTTGGAACCAAATGAAAATAACCCCATTACACAACCCTATTGTAATTTTACCTTAAACTTTAAAATCATTTTCCTTAAGCTTTAAAAAGTGCATGAGAAATTAAGCCCAATTGACAAATGGAATAGAAAACTCCACAGATGAGTTTTATGAGGTGGGAAAATGCACATAAAGGAGTTCCAAGAGCTGATTAAGGAGCTTTACTTTCATAGGGATGAAAAGCGAGGGCTGGAAAAGACTTTTCTGTGGTTTAGTGAGGAGATTGGTGAACTGGCAGAGGCCCTAAGGAAAAACGATAGAGAGGCCATGGATGAAGAGTTTGCCGATGTTCTGGCTTGGCTGGTTAGTTTGGCTAACATTGTGGGGGTTGATGTGGAGGAAGCTGCAAAGAAGAAGTATCCAGGAGTTTGTCCATATTGTGGGAAAAATCCTTGTGAATGTGAGAAGGAGTAGAAAACATAACCAGAGAATTTAGAACTACAACAACTTTTCAAATCCATACGTCTCAAAGTCACGATCAAAAGTAAAAGCTTCCCTGATTTTCAGCCTCTCCATTATAACAAAGCTTAAGCAATCTATGACATCCATGCCCTTCTGATCTTCATACTGCTTAAATATCTTCCAAGCTTTTTCCCAGTCTTCTTCTATTTCTTTTTCAATTATCACAACCCTACTGTTGGTGTAGCTTTTATAGAGTTGAACCGCAGTTCTCTTGTTAACCCTCTTTGAAACCCCATTAAGGAACTCCCCCAGCACCGGCCTGCCAACAACAAAGTTTATGCCGCTCTTAATGGACTTCTCGAAAAATTCTTTTGCTTTTTTATGGTTCTTATATGTTCTGCTGGCTAACGCTATCATGGCACTTGTGTCCATGTAAATCAATTCTGGTTTCACTCGCTTTGCCATTCCACAGTCCCCCAGTCTTCCCGCTCGCTTGCATCTTCTTCAAGTTCCAAAACCCTATGGTATCCCAAATCGGGTCTTTCTGGATTAGCTTTTCCACTTCTTTTTTGTGCTCTTTTGCATATTTCTCTAAAGCTTCCCTTGCTATTTCCTTTAGTCTTTTGCCCCTCAAGATAGCGAGCATCTTGAGAACCTCATGGGTCTCGTCATCAACCTCGGTTTGAACGTGAGTTCCCATGTTATCACCCAATTGTAAGTATCACATCTAATGCTAATAAATTTCCTATTAGATGAATTGAGGTCAACAAACTATAAACCATTAAATCGTTTAGAAAAAGCCGATAATCCTCGGCTCTCCATAAGAAGTTGGGGAGTTTTTAAAGAGAGCAGTACTGAGATTTAAAAAGCCGTTAGGTTTTTGCCTTTTGAGCTTTTGTGTACTTCTCTATCTCTCTCAAAGCATTTATTATGACTTTTTCGCCAGCATTCCATATCTCTATTCCCATTATTCTGCCGTTTTCATCATACTCTATCCAGACGTCCTCATCCACCTCATCAGTGTCAAAAATTTCCCCCTCTTTTATTAGTATGTACAGGATATCCGCCTTTGGGTCATACCGAATCTTCATAGCTCAATCCACCTCTTGTTCTCCAATCTCCTCTTAACTATCTTTTCAAGGTTCCTACTAACATCTATAACTGTCACAACTTTTATACTTTCCCCTTCCCGATCATAAGCGATGATCAAATAGTGTCCTTCCTTTCTTCTTTCTCCTATTGCTATTTGATGAGCATTTTTAAGATCATAAAACTTCCATTTAGGCTTCTTAAGAACCTTTTCGATCTCATCTTCCTCGATTTTTCTCTCTTTAAGTCTCTGTCTCGCATGTTCAGTGAAAGTTATCATAGCGACCCTCCTGAGCACTATCTGACCTCCTCCCCGCCCTGAAGGGCGAGGGTTCAGCTTCAACCCCTTGCCAATAGCGGGAAGGTTTGAGGGGTCTCATTCAAACCCACTAAAAAGTGGGTTTTCAACCCCTCTGGGACGGTCTTGCCCCAATTACCCCTACCCACCGTCAAACCCGGCAGGCTCGGGGTTATGGTTTTCACAGCCCTTTTCAAAATGTTGAAAGCTCCAACAAGGTCGGCATTAAATACAAGCCCCGTTGCGGGACACTTAAATAAACCCCTAACGAAACGCGCCCCCTCGTGGGGCTTCCCGCAAACGGGGCAAGTTTTCGAAGTGAAAGCCTCATTCACAACCAAAACTTGAATACCATACTCTTCAGCAACTTCCTTCAAGCGTTGAATTACTGTATTAAACCGCCAGACGTGAGAGAGAAGATAATTCTGCTTTTTCCCCTTGTTGGAATTTCTTGCTATCTCCTTTGGATAACCAACAACTATCCTCGAAACGCCGAGATGATAAAGCCTCTCAACAGTTTGTCTCACTGTCGTGTTGATGTAGTGCCTCGCCTGAAGTTTAGCCTTTTGGTGCATTCTTGTGAGCTTTTTGCTCTTTTTTGCTCCAGACTTGTTGATTTTAGACTGATACTCAGCTATTCTTTTCTGCCAGTAGAAGGCTATGCTTTTCAGCGGTCTTCCATTCACGAGAAAACTCTCCCCGTTCTCAACGTAAACGGCTATTAAATTGTTCACTCCAAGGTCTATGCCCGCTGGGAGATTACCTAACGGTTCTCTTGGGAGTTCTACCCATTCTTCACCTTGAAGTTTTTTCTCGACACTTACGCTGATGTGAGCATACCACTTCCGCCTTATCGGGTCGTAAGTTATTTCCAGTCTTCCCTGCTTGCCCTTCAAGTGTATTCTCCCCTTGGACTGAACTTCCAGTCTTTTGAACTTTCCGAGGCCTTTGAGGATTATCTTGTTCTCCTCAATCCTGTATTGGTCGTTCCTCAGGACTATTAAAGGTTTCCTCTTTCCATTATCTTTCAAGTAGTCTGGTGGTTTTGGCTTGAACCACTTGGGTGATTCTCCGTTCCGCTTGGCTCTTATGAGAGAGAAGAAACTTCTCCAAGCCTCAGCGTTCTTTCTTGCTATTTGTTGGACTGTTGCCGAGCCTATCTCTGCTTTAAATTCCTCATAGACTATTTTCTCGGTTTTGAGGAAGTCTATTGGTTTGCCCTCAAAGAATTCCTGTCTGCGAAGGTAGTTCACTCTATTCCAGACTTTGGAACTAATTTGGGCTAACTCTTTGAGGGTTCTCTCGGTTTCCTTTGATGGTTGGAGTTTTAGGGTTATTGTTCGCTTCATTTTTCTTCGCTCTCAACTTTTTTAATCCAGAGCTTCATAGCTTCAGTTACAGCTACTCCTAAAGCACCTCGGATTTTCCCGTATTTTTTCTCCACGAGTTCCCTGAATTTTTTCTCAACTTCATCATCAACGGAGACATTAATAACCCCCATCAATCAACACCAATCTATATTAGTATGGATTGATTTAAAAGCTTTTTGGGAGTGCTTTCCTGTCTCCGAGCTGAATTTCCGATTACTGCATCCCCACCTTAAAGGGCGAGGCTTTCAAAAGAAAAAAGTAAGCTCTTCTTATCTTAATTTAATATATTTACCTCTCTTTTAAAGACCTTTTGTTTTATTTCATCATTCTACTGTTTCCTCCGAGCCATAAAATTAAGGGTTAAAAAGTTTAGAGGATAACCCTTATACAGCGGTGAGATTATGAAAGAGATTGTGACAAAAGTCCCCAATAATGTGGACGAAACTTTAATTCAGCTTATAAGGAGAACTGTTAGAAAGGAAATTCTCATAGATTCAATGCTCAAAAAAAATTGAGAAAGGACTTAAGAGTTCTGAATTAACAGAGGAAGACATAGAGAGAATTACCGAAGAGATCAAAAAAGAAAGAGCAAAATACTGGAGGGAAAAACTTGGACTCACTCGTAGTTGATACAAACGTCCTTTTCTCCTTCTTCAAGGCCGATTCCACTACAAAAAACTTATAAGAAAGCTGAGAGGAATTTTGGACTTATATACTCCTGAATATGCATATGATGAACTTCAAAAGTACAAGAGCGAGATAATCAAAAAGTCCAAGTTTTCTCCTGAAAGGTTTGAAGAGATTGATTTTGGTATACTGTCCCACATAGTTATCCCAATTCCAGAAAGTGAATACATAAACCTCAAGAAGCCGCTGAGATTACTCCAAACCTTGGGGATATAGATTTTGTCGCTTTAGCCTTGAAGCTTAACTGCCCAATATGAAACAATGACAAGAAGCTCAAAGGTATCAAAAACGTGCGAGTCTTAGATACAAAAGAAGTTGTGGGGCTTCTCCAAGACTACTCACCCAAAACGTAAACTATCGCTTTGCAAGAGTCCA harbors:
- a CDS encoding DUF354 domain-containing protein, yielding MKIWVDIVNAPHAHFFKGIIRELEKRGHEVLVTTREFDGLTEILDMLGIDYYIVGKHGGSTLEGKLIASVERQHKLAKLIIEEKPDISLYKNSPEAPRVAFGLGIPTIGFADNDTATAVNKLMMPFTQRLIYPKAIDAYELIKCGADVNSLKPLNGIPELAHLYGFIPTKKPLKELGLTAYSYIVMRTEPIKANYFNGDAEKSILENIIPLLPDVPIVLFPRTETQAKRFEHFENVMIPDHVTDSLSLLYYAKLMIGAGGTMNREALALGTPTISTYPGKLLAITKWLINLRIKFHSTDPIEVSEKAWELMRKNGAFRKHVRNVIMAMENPIDVFLKEIEIYEEYGTFPIQEVVLEELTSRK
- a CDS encoding stage II sporulation protein M gives rise to the protein MKRISLFYGFIGLFLLGCLLGILFTGVSPESAEALFSNLKSFFGGTIGENIDKFSLFTFIFFNNTRVAIISAFGGLLFGVVPAGILFFNGFVVGIVLGYFHSQGESFLRLLLAIVPHGVLEIPAFAVAGLGGVEWYFEVVRGRGTLKERFMNGFVKSMRMLALALLMLLIAAFVEAYITPTVASIG
- a CDS encoding lipoate protein ligase C-terminal domain-containing protein; its protein translation is MKKIGEHKAKKGLIRFEIEEKDNVAIDVKITGDFFVYPEETIAELEETLKGRNLEELENLIDDFFAVRLDVEMPYINVEDFKLALKNALSDGNEED
- a CDS encoding arginine--tRNA ligase gives rise to the protein MTYDDIKAKVGELLKTIISEMLEKEGKTWEGEILFDETPNMEFGDFATTVAFLLAKVFKKAPRIIAQEIASNLEDKLPEYIAKVEVAGAGYINFFLDYEKFSKLTVKEILQKGEHFGESKIGEGKKVIVEHTSVNPTKPLHMGHARNAVLGDTVARIMRALGYNVEVQNYIDDLGVQFAQVLWGYLNMREEFESIIKELKEKGLSKEDILDHALGLLYVEVHKKMEEYPEVEREIRSIMKELEKEDNEISEKGRKLAEDVVKAQMKTTYRLSISYDLLSWESDIVRSGIFEESYKRIQENSHFEWAQEGKYKGAFIMKLGDLFPDLENPDTVLIRSDGTATYTGKDIAYHLWKFGKVSADMRYKVWDKINDHKTWTTAKDGERMPGRFANAEIVINVVGSEQRYEQMAVAYALKLLGYEEEYHNFHHLAYEHVVRPEGKFSGRKGTWIGFTVDEVLDEAVKRAKELVEEKNPSLSGEEKEKIAEIVGVGAVRYNLVKYSPEKIITFRWEDVLNFEGESAPYIQYAHARCASILKKAMEEGINIDKDALLKNADFSKLDNKEKELIKIISKFPEIVKTAGRDIKPHLLATYANELAMVFNSFYMALPVLKAEEGVRELRLLLVIATKQVLKNTLGLMGIEAPEVM
- a CDS encoding dihydrodipicolinate synthase family protein; protein product: MRGVVVPLVTPFNEDYSIDFPALEEHINYLQKIGVHGIFINATTGEFTSLNNEERKLLAEKGRELVSSAFYLVGTASTNTFEVIELTKHAQEIGADYVVIAPPYYCPLNDDALFKHYSMVAEKTEIPIILYNIPSCANPMSVSLIKRLALEYSNIAGIKETIDSINHVRNVIFEVKRERKDFKVFTGLDQHFLNTLLLGGDGGIMACANFAPELHLELYKAFEEKNFEMAMEYAQKLAKVSKVYELASSFGSAIKIAMNIRGFSIKPVLRPPYIMDRGEVKERIKQLLTSLELVP
- the prf1 gene encoding peptide chain release factor aRF-1 — protein: MSHKSAEMYELKKKVEELKKIRGRATELVSLYIPADYDLNKVMQQLREEYGTAQNIKSKTTRKNVLGALERAMQHLKLYRQTPETGLALFVGNVSEQEGVSDIRVFAIVPPEPLNVRLYRCDQTFVTEPLEEMLRVKDAYGLITVEKNEATIGILRGKKIEVIEDLTSNVPGKTRAGGQSARRYERIREQEAHEFMKRIGEHASSVFLPLLEKDELKGIIIGGPGPTKEEFVEGEYLHHELRKRILGVVDISYHGEYGLRELVEKASDILREHEAVKERKLVQQFFKHLVKDTGLITYGEKEVRKALELGAVDILLLSEGYDRVRVKALCNNCGWEELKTMTEAEFELYKKNLKACPKCNSQNISVEKWDVAEELIKIAEEGGAEVEIISLDTEEGQQFYKAFGGIAAILRYKLQ
- a CDS encoding pro-sigmaK processing inhibitor BofA family protein — translated: MINVLIFIVLLTIAAAIVLKLTFSVLKWMAMNAIVGLILLGILNYLGIAHVEMSLINFLIVAVGGILGVFLLLFLSYL
- a CDS encoding HEAT repeat domain-containing protein, which produces MGLFSFGSKKNKVIKMISQGDLEEILISAMKDKKYVDAIIELLDEHKPGLRGDALLLLGELVSRHKDLMMEYIEDGLPVRVLLLVEDPDPYVKENAMQTFELMLRFFPWAEEMFRNEIVPLLMDILKNGDRNRKAFAMLMLKKLKVKEALPLIAELVNVEEAVILPFEGIKWVPLGEIAKEVIKELGGEMSD
- a CDS encoding MazG nucleotide pyrophosphohydrolase domain-containing protein codes for the protein MHIKEFQELIKELYFHRDEKRGLEKTFLWFSEEIGELAEALRKNDREAMDEEFADVLAWLVSLANIVGVDVEEAAKKKYPGVCPYCGKNPCECEKE
- a CDS encoding type II toxin-antitoxin system VapC family toxin, with protein sequence MAKRVKPELIYMDTSAMIALASRTYKNHKKAKEFFEKSIKSGINFVVGRPVLGEFLNGVSKRVNKRTAVQLYKSYTNSRVVIIEKEIEEDWEKAWKIFKQYEDQKGMDVIDCLSFVIMERLKIREAFTFDRDFETYGFEKLL
- a CDS encoding DUF2283 domain-containing protein; its protein translation is MKIRYDPKADILYILIKEGEIFDTDEVDEDVWIEYDENGRIMGIEIWNAGEKVIINALREIEKYTKAQKAKT
- a CDS encoding DUF4258 domain-containing protein yields the protein MLRRVAMITFTEHARQRLKERKIEEDEIEKVLKKPKWKFYDLKNAHQIAIGERRKEGHYLIIAYDREGESIKVVTVIDVSRNLEKIVKRRLENKRWIEL
- a CDS encoding RNA-guided endonuclease InsQ/TnpB family protein: MKRTITLKLQPSKETERTLKELAQISSKVWNRVNYLRRQEFFEGKPIDFLKTEKIVYEEFKAEIGSATVQQIARKNAEAWRSFFSLIRAKRNGESPKWFKPKPPDYLKDNGKRKPLIVLRNDQYRIEENKIILKGLGKFKRLEVQSKGRIHLKGKQGRLEITYDPIRRKWYAHISVSVEKKLQGEEWVELPREPLGNLPAGIDLGVNNLIAVYVENGESFLVNGRPLKSIAFYWQKRIAEYQSKINKSGAKKSKKLTRMHQKAKLQARHYINTTVRQTVERLYHLGVSRIVVGYPKEIARNSNKGKKQNYLLSHVWRFNTVIQRLKEVAEEYGIQVLVVNEAFTSKTCPVCGKPHEGARFVRGLFKCPATGLVFNADLVGAFNILKRAVKTITPSLPGLTVGRGNWGKTVPEGLKTHFLVGLNETPQTFPLLARG
- a CDS encoding PIN domain-containing protein, giving the protein MRKLRGILDLYTPEYAYDELQKYKSEIIKKSKFSPERFEEIDFGILSHIVIPIPESEYINLKKPLRLLQTLGI